A portion of the Clostridium gelidum genome contains these proteins:
- the def gene encoding peptide deformylase: MAIRTIRQFGDDVLRKKCREVDEIDDRLLTLIEDMKETMYEYDGVGLAAPQVGILKRLFVIDIGEGPLVFINAEIIETSGSQIDEEGCLSLPGELKEVMRPNYVRARALNEKGEQFEIEAEELLARAILHEYDHLNGTLFIDRVKK, from the coding sequence ATGGCAATAAGAACTATAAGACAATTTGGAGACGATGTATTAAGAAAGAAGTGTAGAGAAGTTGATGAAATAGATGATAGATTATTAACTTTAATTGAAGATATGAAGGAAACAATGTATGAATATGATGGTGTTGGTCTTGCAGCACCACAAGTTGGAATATTAAAGAGATTATTTGTTATAGATATTGGAGAAGGTCCATTAGTATTTATAAATGCAGAAATAATAGAAACAAGTGGTTCACAAATAGATGAAGAAGGATGCTTAAGTTTACCAGGAGAATTAAAAGAAGTTATGAGACCTAATTATGTTAGAGCAAGAGCTTTAAACGAAAAAGGCGAACAATTTGAAATAGAAGCAGAAGAATTACTTGCAAGAGCTATTTTACATGAGTATGATCATTTAAATGGAACTTTATTTATTGACAGAGTAAAAAAATAA
- the fmt gene encoding methionyl-tRNA formyltransferase, producing the protein MNIVFMGTPDFAVPSLKRLIEEYNVTAVLTQPDKPKGRGKKMAYSVVKEEALKHGIPIYQPIKIKEDIDLIEKLKSLKPDFIIVVAFGQILTKEILDIPKFGCINLHASLLPMYRGAAPLNWAIINGEKVSGNTTMLMDVGLDTGDMILKDEVEITNNMTTGELHDILMVRGAELLIKSIEGISNENIVMQKQADETFYAKMLDKNLANINWNKSSMEIHNLVRGLNPWPIAYTEYKGERMKIYETEFLEEENSKEPGTIIDVSKNGIKVACRIGVLIIKKVQFPNGKPLTIEQYLNGHEIEKNIIL; encoded by the coding sequence ATGAACATAGTATTTATGGGTACTCCTGATTTTGCTGTTCCTTCTTTAAAAAGATTAATTGAAGAATATAATGTTACAGCTGTCTTAACTCAACCAGATAAACCAAAGGGTAGAGGCAAAAAGATGGCATATTCTGTAGTTAAAGAAGAAGCATTAAAACATGGGATTCCAATATATCAGCCTATAAAAATTAAAGAGGATATAGATTTAATTGAAAAATTAAAATCCTTAAAACCTGATTTTATAATAGTAGTAGCTTTTGGACAAATTTTAACTAAAGAAATACTGGATATACCTAAATTTGGATGCATAAATCTTCATGCATCTCTCCTACCTATGTATAGAGGAGCAGCACCATTAAATTGGGCAATAATAAATGGTGAAAAAGTATCTGGAAATACTACAATGCTTATGGATGTAGGGTTAGATACAGGTGATATGATTCTTAAAGATGAAGTTGAAATTACTAATAATATGACAACTGGAGAATTACATGATATATTAATGGTACGAGGAGCAGAGCTTTTAATTAAAAGTATAGAAGGTATTTCAAATGAAAATATAGTAATGCAAAAGCAAGCAGATGAAACTTTTTATGCAAAAATGTTAGATAAAAATCTTGCAAATATAAATTGGAACAAAAGTTCAATGGAAATTCATAATTTAGTAAGAGGATTAAATCCTTGGCCTATTGCTTATACTGAATATAAGGGCGAAAGAATGAAAATCTATGAAACAGAATTTTTGGAAGAAGAAAATTCAAAGGAACCTGGAACAATTATAGATGTAAGCAAAAATGGTATAAAGGTTGCATGTAGAATTGGTGTACTGATTATAAAAAAAGTACAGTTTCCAAACGGTAAGCCATTAACTATAGAACAATATCTCAATGGACATGAAATAGAGAAGAATATTATTCTTTAG